One Bacteriovorax sp. PP10 DNA segment encodes these proteins:
- a CDS encoding murein L,D-transpeptidase catalytic domain family protein, with the protein MKNSFYTGLFVGLFLLLSQLAQAASFRDYSYLDPDKVVPAKLLQEAVAYYDANLDKIENQRVMGVIDYKQHNSKERFYIIDMESGRVERYLTAHGKNSDPDFDGYATKFSNVPDSNTTSLGFFLTAETYYGKNGYSLRLDGLSSTNSNARERAIVIHGADYVTPGPKIGRSYGCPAVEMRYHQELIDQIKGGALLYAGLGL; encoded by the coding sequence ATGAAAAATTCATTCTACACAGGCCTTTTTGTCGGTTTATTCCTCTTGTTGTCTCAATTGGCCCAGGCGGCCAGTTTTCGCGACTACTCTTATCTGGACCCGGATAAAGTTGTTCCGGCGAAACTTCTGCAGGAAGCTGTGGCCTATTACGATGCCAATTTAGATAAAATTGAAAATCAGCGTGTGATGGGTGTGATTGATTACAAACAACACAATTCAAAAGAGCGTTTTTATATTATTGATATGGAGTCTGGAAGAGTTGAGAGATACCTGACTGCTCATGGGAAAAACTCTGATCCTGATTTTGATGGATACGCGACAAAGTTTTCCAATGTTCCCGATTCAAATACAACATCCCTTGGATTTTTTCTAACCGCAGAAACTTATTACGGTAAAAATGGTTATTCGCTACGACTTGATGGCCTATCGAGTACAAATTCAAATGCTAGAGAGCGTGCGATTGTGATTCACGGAGCAGACTATGTCACTCCAGGGCCAAAGATTGGAAGAAGTTATGGATGCCCGGCCGTCGAAATGCGCTACCATCAGGAATTGATCGATCAGATAAAGGGCGGTGCCCTTCTTTATGCAGGACTTGGTCTCTGA
- a CDS encoding thermonuclease family protein encodes MLKIYLALFILSFLQLASAETLVGRVLSLHDGDTITVQFESQSKKEKVRLLGVDTPEVDFNGKSQGEVAEMARSYLKSLLPVNSTIQVELPKNGLDSNGRYLGKILYNGVDINLEMLKAGMGAVYFIYPYDKKTAIEYMSVSETAAQNGLGIFSEKFKSAPLGYMFRQMTKGVPGTNFVADFETKKLYSSKDIELVPHYHRVFFSLEETALIHGFNW; translated from the coding sequence GTGCTTAAAATTTACTTAGCTCTTTTCATATTAAGCTTTCTTCAACTAGCGTCTGCCGAGACGCTGGTTGGGAGAGTCTTAAGCCTCCACGATGGTGATACAATCACTGTTCAGTTTGAATCCCAATCTAAAAAAGAAAAAGTCCGCCTGCTTGGTGTAGACACTCCCGAAGTTGATTTCAACGGAAAATCCCAAGGGGAAGTCGCTGAGATGGCCCGCAGTTATTTAAAATCTCTGTTGCCTGTTAATTCGACTATCCAGGTTGAACTTCCAAAAAACGGCCTTGACTCTAATGGACGTTACCTGGGAAAAATTCTCTATAACGGCGTTGATATCAATCTTGAAATGCTGAAGGCCGGAATGGGCGCCGTGTATTTCATTTATCCTTATGATAAAAAAACTGCCATCGAATACATGAGTGTTTCTGAAACAGCAGCGCAAAATGGTTTGGGAATTTTTTCTGAAAAATTTAAGTCAGCTCCACTTGGTTATATGTTCAGACAAATGACGAAAGGAGTTCCTGGAACAAATTTCGTTGCTGACTTTGAAACTAAAAAACTCTATTCATCAAAAGACATCGAATTAGTGCCACATTATCACCGAGTGTTTTTCTCTTTAGAGGAGACGGCCCTTATACATGGTTTTAATTGGTAG
- a CDS encoding RluA family pseudouridine synthase has translation MENKSYTTVFDNEHFIVVDKQAMILSVPGRQGEDDDRPVLGRILEKDLGITIYPVHRLDFEVQGLIMFAKTPAAHKAGNAWFEKKEVFKTYTAKTFPLPEAEPLNLKTGEPYIWKAKLLRGKKRAYISPHGKDSVTHAKIVKVENGIFHWEMNPVTGRSHQLRFELFRHGHPILGDVLYSSDAPFSEPGIALRAFKIDFTKTLNSKNFSLPDILEIRQF, from the coding sequence GTGGAAAATAAATCTTACACGACAGTTTTTGATAATGAGCATTTTATCGTAGTTGATAAACAAGCGATGATCTTAAGTGTTCCAGGACGCCAGGGCGAAGACGATGACCGTCCAGTACTTGGGCGTATACTTGAAAAAGATTTAGGCATCACCATCTATCCAGTCCATCGCCTTGATTTTGAAGTGCAAGGTCTCATCATGTTCGCCAAAACTCCTGCCGCTCACAAAGCTGGGAACGCTTGGTTTGAGAAAAAAGAAGTTTTTAAAACTTATACTGCCAAAACATTTCCACTTCCAGAGGCCGAGCCCCTAAACTTAAAAACAGGCGAGCCTTACATCTGGAAGGCCAAACTTCTGCGCGGGAAAAAGCGCGCCTACATCTCTCCACATGGGAAAGACAGCGTGACTCACGCTAAAATTGTTAAAGTTGAAAACGGGATTTTTCATTGGGAAATGAACCCAGTAACCGGGCGCTCTCATCAACTTCGTTTCGAACTCTTCCGCCATGGCCATCCCATTTTAGGAGATGTTCTTTATTCTTCGGACGCTCCGTTTAGTGAACCGGGGATTGCTCTTCGAGCTTTCAAAATCGATTTCACGAAGACGTTGAACTCCAAAAATTTTTCCCTACCAGACATTTTAGAAATCAGGCAATTTTAA
- a CDS encoding DUF4097 family beta strand repeat-containing protein: MSLLITLILSLSSFSFADVPVAPMTFPAAGVKTVNISVPKGKISLSSSKNQKDISVTVVGPKKDDGKKCIKSVGLENAEFFVKISSENILFEKADCDFDVTVVMPMTASFDMDISSGSAQVTIKELNGAINLKTATGDVFVQGDVLKNVTAKTATGALNFSYKTCNARADLDFMSATGKTSIKLPASCKIRVDYKSATGKLFNAIGESKDYQVLINAKSASGDLTVNKY, from the coding sequence ATGTCATTACTAATAACATTAATTCTTTCGCTTTCATCATTCTCGTTTGCTGACGTTCCCGTGGCCCCGATGACGTTTCCTGCGGCAGGTGTAAAGACAGTTAATATTTCTGTACCCAAAGGAAAGATTTCGTTATCGAGTTCTAAAAATCAAAAAGACATCAGCGTAACTGTTGTTGGCCCGAAAAAAGATGACGGAAAAAAATGTATTAAAAGTGTCGGACTAGAGAATGCAGAATTCTTCGTGAAAATCTCAAGTGAAAATATTTTATTTGAAAAAGCAGATTGTGACTTCGACGTGACTGTTGTGATGCCGATGACAGCGAGCTTTGATATGGATATTTCAAGTGGAAGCGCACAAGTGACAATAAAAGAACTTAACGGTGCGATCAATTTGAAAACGGCAACGGGAGATGTTTTTGTTCAAGGTGATGTTTTAAAAAATGTGACAGCAAAAACGGCAACGGGTGCTTTGAATTTTTCTTATAAAACTTGTAATGCCAGAGCAGATCTTGATTTTATGAGTGCGACGGGAAAAACGTCTATAAAGCTTCCAGCAAGCTGTAAAATCCGTGTAGACTATAAGAGTGCGACAGGTAAATTGTTTAATGCAATCGGGGAATCGAAAGATTACCAGGTATTAATCAACGCTAAGAGTGCTAGCGGAGATTTAACGGTTAATAAATATTAA
- a CDS encoding exonuclease domain-containing protein codes for MPIKPNTKYSVIDLETTGSNAFGQKIIEIGIINYDGEKIEEVYSTLINPEKYISHGITMITGITNEMIADAPKFYEVAKKIVEMTEGRVFVAHNVFFDYRFLQREFQELGYVYKRDVFCTCKTSRSVFPGLSSYSLQNLCTEFSIPRKAAHRALSDAEDALELFKMISSKSEIKTLREEMDHLIPAQLKDFDFENFPETPGLYFMYDKDSALLYVGKSKNIRGRLKQHFKQFQGMMREQQLKSRVERVEYLECFHDLPTTLLELHYIKTMRPYFNRVGTRKNFRYGIILNHPSKCHAPGDEIKITKSVEDVPLVYSYGSKRGAIRAKEMIYAKVFGLVFTDLNFADQINNYKRVLGEDLFYKKISDHYEEKLQVLPDTIFEKRNWSLMIEDNSLKSIWVKNVGVVTIEETPDMRALLLPLLKKTFKKLHISSQVEMMHAEIH; via the coding sequence ATGCCAATCAAACCAAATACAAAATACTCTGTCATCGATTTGGAAACTACTGGAAGCAATGCTTTCGGACAAAAGATTATTGAAATTGGAATCATCAATTACGATGGTGAAAAAATCGAAGAAGTTTACAGCACTCTCATTAATCCCGAAAAATATATCAGTCACGGAATCACGATGATCACCGGAATCACCAATGAGATGATTGCTGATGCTCCGAAGTTTTATGAAGTGGCCAAGAAGATTGTCGAGATGACTGAAGGCCGTGTGTTTGTCGCTCACAATGTCTTTTTTGATTACCGCTTTTTACAACGTGAGTTCCAGGAATTAGGTTACGTTTATAAGCGCGATGTTTTTTGCACCTGTAAAACCTCTAGAAGCGTTTTTCCGGGCCTTTCTTCTTACTCCCTACAAAATCTATGCACAGAATTTAGCATCCCCAGAAAGGCCGCTCACCGCGCTTTATCTGATGCCGAAGATGCGCTGGAGCTTTTTAAGATGATTTCAAGTAAATCAGAAATAAAAACCTTGAGAGAGGAAATGGATCACTTGATTCCGGCCCAGTTGAAAGATTTTGATTTTGAGAATTTTCCGGAAACTCCTGGGCTTTATTTTATGTACGATAAAGATAGTGCACTTCTATATGTCGGTAAGAGTAAAAATATCCGTGGACGGCTTAAACAGCACTTTAAGCAGTTTCAGGGGATGATGCGAGAACAGCAGTTAAAATCGCGGGTGGAGCGTGTGGAGTATTTAGAATGCTTTCACGATTTACCGACGACGCTCCTGGAGCTTCATTATATAAAAACCATGAGGCCTTACTTCAATCGGGTGGGAACCAGAAAAAACTTTCGTTATGGAATCATTTTAAATCACCCTTCCAAATGTCATGCCCCAGGTGATGAAATTAAAATCACTAAAAGTGTTGAAGATGTCCCTTTAGTTTATTCATACGGATCTAAAAGGGGAGCAATCAGAGCAAAAGAGATGATCTACGCAAAAGTTTTTGGATTGGTTTTCACCGATTTAAATTTTGCTGATCAGATCAATAATTATAAAAGAGTTTTAGGTGAAGATCTGTTTTATAAAAAAATCAGCGATCACTACGAAGAAAAACTTCAGGTGCTTCCTGATACTATTTTTGAAAAAAGAAACTGGAGTCTTATGATTGAAGACAATTCACTTAAAAGTATTTGGGTGAAAAATGTTGGAGTGGTGACGATTGAAGAGACGCCGGATATGAGAGCGCTTCTTTTACCTTTACTTAAAAAGACATTTAAGAAATTACATATCTCAAGTCAGGTTGAGATGATGCATGCTGAAATTCACTGA
- a CDS encoding SufE family protein, translated as MITDRINTLISDFKRFSDWEERYKHLIDLGKKMPEMEESNRIPANIVKGCQSQVWIHADLHDDGKIYFQADSDASIVKGIIALLVGVYNGSTPDEILTTKPTFLEDIGLREHLSMSRANGLNSMMKQISFFAMAFKAKLAMQNK; from the coding sequence ATGATTACCGACAGAATTAATACCCTGATTTCAGACTTTAAGCGCTTTAGTGACTGGGAAGAGCGCTACAAACATCTTATCGACCTTGGCAAAAAAATGCCGGAGATGGAAGAAAGCAATAGAATCCCCGCAAATATTGTCAAAGGCTGCCAATCACAAGTTTGGATTCATGCTGATCTTCATGACGATGGAAAAATCTATTTTCAGGCCGACAGTGATGCCTCAATCGTTAAAGGGATCATCGCCCTTTTAGTTGGTGTCTATAATGGCTCAACTCCGGATGAAATCCTAACAACCAAACCAACATTCCTGGAAGACATCGGGCTGCGCGAGCATTTATCAATGTCGAGAGCGAATGGTTTAAACTCAATGATGAAACAAATTTCTTTTTTTGCCATGGCCTTCAAAG
- a CDS encoding SelL-related redox protein has product MKSLFTLEVNQKVLRVAAYYSVLWGFIITLLPRVILNFFHVDTLLVIEFWQFFGMIVGVSGIGYFIASFDPGKHWPTVFIGFLGNLMATFVFAKALTTGHLPPLFSILLLISTAIWIIPFYYILQSAYEENTMEESPPKQFHDLLKFVRTSQNKTLADLSAQNNVLLVFVRHFGCTFCRETVSEMAKIDRAITGRKLTLVFVHMSDPSYGDEFFSKYYDHPVHHISDPGRNLYKSLNLKRGSLYQLLGPMTWVRGVYAGIFKGHGLGEFEGDTMQLGGVFILSNGQIIFEQKANCASDLFHFNTLPEL; this is encoded by the coding sequence ATGAAGAGTTTGTTCACATTAGAAGTAAATCAGAAAGTACTAAGGGTTGCGGCCTATTATAGCGTCCTGTGGGGTTTTATTATTACTCTTTTACCAAGAGTGATTCTGAATTTCTTTCACGTAGATACGCTTTTGGTCATCGAGTTCTGGCAGTTCTTCGGAATGATTGTTGGTGTTTCGGGGATTGGTTATTTCATCGCGAGTTTTGATCCAGGCAAGCATTGGCCGACCGTGTTTATCGGTTTTCTTGGCAACCTGATGGCGACATTTGTTTTCGCCAAGGCCCTGACAACCGGCCATCTACCACCATTATTTTCAATTCTTCTTTTGATCAGTACAGCGATTTGGATTATTCCATTTTATTATATTCTTCAATCGGCCTATGAAGAAAACACGATGGAGGAAAGCCCTCCAAAGCAATTCCATGACCTGCTTAAATTTGTCCGCACTTCACAAAACAAAACACTCGCTGATTTATCAGCTCAGAATAATGTTCTTTTGGTTTTTGTCCGCCATTTTGGTTGTACTTTCTGCCGTGAAACCGTCTCTGAGATGGCCAAAATTGATAGGGCCATCACTGGAAGAAAGCTCACTTTAGTTTTTGTTCACATGAGTGATCCTTCATATGGCGATGAGTTTTTCTCAAAGTACTACGACCATCCGGTTCATCATATTTCGGATCCAGGACGCAATCTCTACAAAAGCCTAAATCTAAAACGTGGAAGCCTTTATCAACTTCTAGGGCCTATGACTTGGGTTCGCGGAGTTTATGCCGGAATTTTTAAAGGACATGGATTAGGAGAATTTGAGGGCGATACTATGCAACTTGGGGGAGTTTTTATTCTTTCAAATGGCCAGATTATCTTTGAACAGAAGGCCAATTGTGCCTCTGACCTGTTCCATTTTAACACACTTCCAGAATTATAG
- the asnB gene encoding asparagine synthase B gives MCGFIVIEGEFDSQFESKTIGPFKNLYNKLTHRGPDDHKVVPFAKGVIGFHRLAIMDLSPQGAQPFKSETQNLLVCNGEIYNYPQLKTECTHHNFISHSDCEVLLPLYEKHGIKDMVSKLDAEYALVIWDAKLGKLLAARDPMGIRPLFYGKTKEGGMCFASEVKALHDVCEVIIPFPPGHYYDGEKILSYLDLSVVKKFHNDSQEQVLKGINQKLRLAVDKRLQSDAEIGFLLSGGLDSSLVCALAQKISKKPIRTFSIGMTDDAIDSKYAKDVADYIGSVHTNVSMTVQDVMNALRVVVYHLETWDITTVRASIGMYLVCKHIGEKTNIKVLLSGEVSDELFGYKYTDFAPTPEEFQKEAAKRIHELYIYDVLRADRCISAHSLEARVPFSDQDFVEYVMAIDPKLKMNTTGMGKFLLRESFKAGEGEEKLLPDHILWRDKAAFSDAVGHSMVDELKSFAEKKYTDDDVKNAHLKYPYKTPFTKESLMYREIFEEFYPGRAELIKDYWLPNQTWDNCKVTDPSARVLPNYGASGK, from the coding sequence ATGTGCGGTTTTATCGTAATCGAAGGTGAGTTTGATTCGCAATTTGAGTCTAAAACAATCGGTCCTTTTAAAAATCTCTACAATAAATTGACTCACAGAGGACCTGACGACCACAAAGTCGTACCTTTTGCTAAAGGTGTAATTGGTTTTCACCGCCTGGCGATTATGGATTTATCTCCGCAAGGAGCTCAACCATTTAAGTCTGAGACTCAAAATTTATTAGTGTGTAACGGTGAAATTTACAATTACCCACAATTAAAAACAGAGTGCACTCATCACAATTTTATTTCTCATTCAGACTGTGAAGTTTTACTTCCACTATATGAAAAGCATGGAATTAAAGACATGGTTTCAAAGCTGGATGCTGAATACGCTTTAGTTATCTGGGACGCCAAACTTGGAAAACTTTTAGCGGCCCGCGATCCAATGGGAATTCGTCCGCTATTTTATGGCAAGACGAAAGAAGGCGGAATGTGTTTTGCTTCTGAAGTTAAAGCTCTTCACGATGTCTGTGAAGTGATTATACCATTTCCTCCAGGGCATTATTACGACGGTGAGAAAATACTTTCTTACCTGGATCTTTCGGTAGTTAAAAAATTCCACAATGACTCTCAAGAGCAAGTACTAAAAGGAATCAATCAAAAACTACGCCTGGCCGTTGATAAACGTTTACAGTCAGACGCCGAGATTGGATTTTTATTAAGTGGCGGACTGGACTCAAGTCTGGTGTGTGCTCTTGCTCAAAAGATTAGTAAAAAACCAATCAGGACTTTTTCAATCGGTATGACCGACGATGCGATTGATTCAAAATACGCTAAAGATGTGGCCGATTATATCGGATCAGTTCATACGAACGTGTCGATGACAGTTCAAGATGTCATGAACGCTCTTCGCGTTGTGGTTTATCATTTAGAAACATGGGACATCACAACTGTTAGAGCTTCCATTGGAATGTATCTAGTGTGTAAACACATCGGTGAAAAAACCAACATCAAAGTTTTATTAAGTGGTGAAGTGAGTGATGAACTCTTCGGTTACAAATACACCGACTTTGCACCAACACCAGAAGAGTTTCAAAAAGAAGCAGCAAAAAGAATTCACGAGCTTTATATCTACGATGTTCTAAGAGCTGATAGATGTATTTCAGCGCACTCATTAGAAGCGCGCGTGCCGTTTTCAGATCAGGACTTCGTTGAATACGTGATGGCCATCGACCCTAAACTAAAAATGAATACAACGGGAATGGGGAAGTTTCTTTTAAGAGAATCTTTCAAAGCAGGAGAGGGAGAAGAAAAACTTCTACCGGATCACATCCTTTGGAGAGACAAAGCGGCCTTCTCAGACGCTGTCGGTCACAGTATGGTGGATGAGCTTAAATCGTTCGCTGAAAAGAAATACACAGATGATGACGTGAAAAACGCTCACCTAAAATATCCGTACAAAACGCCGTTTACGAAAGAGTCTTTAATGTATCGAGAGATCTTTGAAGAGTTCTATCCAGGACGAGCGGAGCTAATTAAAGACTATTGGCTCCCAAATCAAACATGGGACAACTGCAAAGTTACAGATCCATCTGCCCGTGTTCTTCCCAATTATGGTGCCAGTGGAAAATAA
- a CDS encoding response regulator — protein MNTPASKKILIIEDDIDIRELIAEILNEEGYVTATAENGKIGLDYLIACEEKDRPDCIILDLMMPVMTGLQVLERLQVDHPNDLAKIPVIIATAKGSPKEDLKNMPSNVTKIRKPMDVNELIDTVAKHSNRV, from the coding sequence ATGAATACTCCTGCATCAAAGAAAATTTTAATCATTGAAGACGACATCGATATCAGAGAACTGATTGCTGAAATCTTAAATGAAGAAGGTTACGTGACTGCGACTGCAGAAAATGGAAAAATTGGTCTTGATTATTTAATTGCATGTGAAGAAAAAGATCGTCCAGACTGTATTATCCTGGATCTTATGATGCCGGTGATGACTGGCCTTCAAGTGCTAGAGCGCCTTCAAGTAGACCATCCAAATGACTTAGCAAAAATTCCAGTGATTATAGCAACGGCAAAAGGAAGTCCAAAAGAAGACTTAAAAAACATGCCAAGCAATGTAACAAAAATCAGAAAGCCTATGGATGTGAATGAACTCATTGATACGGTTGCAAAGCACAGTAATCGCGTTTAA
- a CDS encoding class I SAM-dependent methyltransferase, giving the protein MTEIRPNQSIKLLQELHILTRDGKLNQDSRRKLKQVYHLYNFIEPLLKTLSEEKADFSVVDHGAGKSYLGFILYDLFFKELGAGKIYGIETRDDLVKKTTELARDCKFERMHFLNLSVEASMTDKSLPETIDMVTALHACNTATDDAIKFGLQKKSKYMVIVPCCQAEVASILRKNKTPNSNSLSEIWRHPLHTREFGSQLTNVLRCLQLEAHGYQVTVTELVGWEHSMKNELIIAKYNPDTNKKKAALKLSGLLEDVGLTEMQERFFTP; this is encoded by the coding sequence ATGACTGAGATCAGACCAAACCAATCCATTAAGCTTCTTCAAGAACTTCACATCCTAACTCGCGATGGGAAATTAAATCAAGACAGCCGCAGAAAATTAAAGCAGGTGTATCACCTGTATAACTTTATTGAGCCTCTGCTTAAAACATTGAGCGAAGAGAAAGCTGATTTTTCTGTCGTCGATCACGGTGCGGGAAAATCCTATTTAGGTTTTATTCTTTACGATCTATTTTTTAAAGAATTAGGTGCAGGAAAAATTTACGGAATTGAAACTCGCGATGACCTGGTTAAAAAAACCACCGAACTTGCGCGCGATTGTAAATTTGAAAGAATGCATTTTTTAAATCTCTCAGTTGAAGCTTCGATGACAGACAAGAGTCTTCCTGAAACTATCGATATGGTCACAGCTCTTCACGCCTGTAACACGGCCACAGATGATGCCATTAAATTTGGTCTGCAAAAAAAGAGCAAGTACATGGTCATCGTTCCATGCTGCCAGGCCGAAGTGGCAAGTATTCTTAGAAAAAATAAAACACCTAACTCAAATTCACTAAGTGAAATCTGGCGCCATCCTCTACACACCAGAGAATTTGGAAGTCAGCTGACAAACGTTCTTCGCTGCCTGCAACTGGAAGCTCACGGTTACCAAGTGACTGTGACAGAACTTGTTGGTTGGGAGCATTCGATGAAAAATGAATTAATCATCGCCAAGTACAATCCGGATACAAACAAGAAAAAAGCTGCTTTAAAACTCTCAGGTCTTTTAGAAGATGTAGGTCTGACTGAAATGCAAGAGCGCTTCTTTACTCCATGA
- a CDS encoding DMT family transporter, translating into MNSRNMFLFSICSLIWGTTWFAIKFQVDSTTAVVGVFYRFLIAAIIMFLINVIFIKKNLKFPWENHKFFILQGLFNFCLNYILTYISEKSISSGLVAVTFSTLIYFNMFGMRIFYKKEITRNIIYGATLGFLGMICLFWKEIANFNADQATIFGIIIGIVATFFASIGNMFAYRNHQLKIPVMTFNAYGMLYGALFSLILGLFMGESFAFPTTPSFLFSLGYLSIFGTVIAFYAYQTLVGTIGADRAAYTSIINPVIAMLISSMFENITFTPQLFLGIVLCFAGNLIALRKTNQRPSPA; encoded by the coding sequence ATGAACTCTAGAAACATGTTTTTATTCTCCATTTGCTCACTTATCTGGGGAACGACTTGGTTTGCCATAAAGTTTCAAGTTGATTCAACAACGGCCGTTGTTGGCGTTTTCTACCGCTTCTTAATTGCGGCCATCATCATGTTTTTGATTAATGTCATTTTCATCAAAAAGAATTTGAAATTCCCGTGGGAAAATCACAAGTTTTTCATTCTTCAGGGATTATTTAACTTTTGCTTAAACTACATCCTGACTTATATTTCTGAAAAATCAATCAGCTCAGGCCTGGTGGCCGTGACTTTTTCCACACTCATTTACTTCAACATGTTCGGGATGAGAATTTTTTATAAAAAAGAAATCACCAGAAATATTATCTACGGGGCGACCTTAGGTTTCCTGGGAATGATTTGTTTATTCTGGAAAGAAATAGCGAATTTCAACGCTGATCAGGCAACAATTTTCGGAATCATCATTGGTATTGTCGCGACATTTTTTGCTTCAATTGGAAATATGTTTGCTTACAGAAATCACCAATTAAAAATTCCTGTCATGACTTTTAATGCTTACGGAATGCTTTATGGGGCCTTGTTCAGTTTGATTTTAGGGCTCTTTATGGGTGAGAGCTTTGCTTTTCCAACAACTCCCTCATTTCTTTTCTCGCTGGGGTATTTAAGTATTTTTGGAACTGTTATCGCTTTTTATGCTTACCAAACATTAGTAGGAACGATTGGAGCTGACCGCGCGGCCTACACCAGCATCATCAATCCGGTTATCGCCATGCTGATTTCATCTATGTTTGAAAACATCACTTTCACTCCACAACTCTTCCTTGGAATAGTCTTGTGTTTTGCTGGAAATTTAATCGCTTTAAGAAAAACGAATCAGAGACCAAGTCCTGCATAA